The following proteins are encoded in a genomic region of Alnus glutinosa chromosome 8, dhAlnGlut1.1, whole genome shotgun sequence:
- the LOC133876304 gene encoding uncharacterized protein LOC133876304 — translation MDPTSEGRSVVGSDDTTQDPNETQGNVDSQHVRHEQPIVRSNETTQDPDKTQGDVHFQHALDDQPVVGSDDMTQDPDETQGPVNSEQCIAPEMEIGSSIQLGPDTSHHNGTTRVPRMLRGGKVYTIDEQGRKNVRTIGSPKDIWHIPAGEKVVIEFNTLYQPTGPGVEKFRRICGKIIRNGRFVHLHGNWRKLPLEGKEDMWCTLTKKFHFEPVHLVDHIKELTLKDLAKKRRQYRYEIKKGLNLKQGDTLESVIGRASAVAVFDSEDFEMQVDTWLSSADMERALKAKTSRAQNVFLHTLGSKSIAQVAREMEEDMGETPNRDDMFIVSHTKKDGNPVNAAAGEVISKMKEIIENQSPTERVCSQGSVYWSHNDACAQVLG, via the exons ATGGACCCCACATCTGAGGGGCGATCGGTTGTGGGGTCAGATGATACGACACaggaccctaacgagacacaagggAACGTAGATTCTCAACATGTACGACATGAGCAACCGATTGTAAGGTCAAACGAAACGACACAAGACCCTGACAAGACACAAGGGGACGTACATTTTCAGCATGCACTTGATGACCAACCGGTTGTAGGGTCAGACGATATGACACAGGACCCTGACGAGACACAAGGGCCAGTAAATTCCGAACAATGTATAGCACCTGAGATGGAGATTGGATCATCAATACAATTAGGACCTGATACTTCACATCATAATGGTACTACTCGGGTGCCACGTATGTTACGGGGTGGGAAAGTTTACACAATAG ATGAGCAGGGTAGAAAGAATGTTAGGACTATTGGTAGTCCTAaggacatatggcacatacctgcTGGAGAAAAGGTGGTGATCGAATTCAACACGTTGTACCAACCAACCGGCCCGGGGGTCGAGAAATTTAGAAGGATTTGTGGGAAGATCATAAGAAATGGTCGATTTGTACATTTGCACGGTAACTGGAGGAAATTACCATTGGAAGGGAAGGAAGATATGTGGTGCACCCTAACG aaaaaatttcattttgagCCTGTCCACCTAGTTGATCACATTAAGGAATTAACATTGAAGGACCtagcaaagaaaagaaggcaatACAGATACGAGATCAAGAAGGGTCTAAATTTGAAACAGGGTGATACCTTAGAGTCTGTGATCGGTAGGGCTTCCGCAGTGGCAGTCTTCGAttctgaagactttgaaatgcaAGTTGATACGTGGTTGTCTTCGGCTGATATG GAGAGAGCGTTGAAGGCCAAGACAAGCCGTGCCCAAAATGTATTTCTTCACACTTTGGGATCGAAGAGTATCGCACAAGTTGCACGAGAAATG GAGGAAGACATGGGAGAAACACCGAACCGAGATGATATGTTCATTGTCTCGCATACCAAGAAAGATGGAAACCCTGTGAATGCAGCGGCTGGGGAAGTTATC TCGAAGATGAAAGAGATTATCGAGAATCAATCGCCTACAGAACGAGTGTGTTCACAGGGGTCAGTCTATTGGTCGCATAATGATGCATGTGCACAAGTGCTAGGATGA